In Colias croceus chromosome 19, ilColCroc2.1, the following are encoded in one genomic region:
- the LOC123700250 gene encoding ran-specific GTPase-activating protein-like: protein MSSPVEESVRRNSESEAGDPDTPDHDPHYEPIVSLPLVDIQTNEEDEEELVKIRARLYRYDTGDHEWKERGTGDIKLLRHKINHTVRVVMRRDKTLKVCANHFITPDIRMNVHCGSDKAFNWSVFADYADETMKQELLAIKFGNAQNAELWKAKFAEAQEIVRTKCSLYTQDPSSDDESSITRSEDTDTPEPKSVDKSQDSETNESDGVVLQLKELKVDSEKSE from the exons atgTCTTCTCCA GTTGAGGAAAGTGTGCGGCGTAATAGCGAGAGCGAAGCTGGTGATCCTGACACTCCAGATCATGATCCTCATTATGAGCCAATTGTCTCCTTGCCGTTAGTAGACATCCAGACAAACGAGGAAGATGAAGAGGAACTCGTGAAAATTCGCGCCAGACTCTACCGATATGATACCGGCGACCATGAATGGAAG GAAAGGGGCACAGGAGACATCAAATTATTACGCCATAAAATTAATCACACTGTAAGAGTGGTCATGAGGAGAGACAAGACACTGAAAGTGTGTGCTAACCATTTTATAACTCCCGATATTAGAATGAATGTGCACTGTGGATCTGATAAAGCGTTCAATTGGTCAGTGTTCGCTGACTACGCAGATGAGACTATGAAACAAGAATTGCTTGCTATTAAGTTTGGGAATGCCCAGA ATGCCGAATTATGGAAAGCAAAGTTTGCGGAAGCCCAAGAAATTGTTAGAACAAAATGTAGCCTCTACACGCAGGACCCATCGTCAGACGATGAAAGCAGTATCACAAGAAGTGAGGATACCGACACCCCTGAACCAAAAAGTGTTGACAAAAGTCAAGATTCAGAAACAAATGAATCTGATGGTGTTGTGCTACAATTAAAAGAACTTAAAGTGGATAGTGAAAAatctgaataa
- the LOC123700229 gene encoding leucine-zipper-like transcriptional regulator 1 homolog, whose amino-acid sequence MQNIAKMITEQLRNPNELDISLRMEFGPFETVHKWKRMSECYEFVGARRSKHTAVAYKDAIYVFGGDNGKSMLNDLIRFDIKEKSWTKTGCMGTPPAPRYHHSAVVHRSSMFVFGGYTGDILANSNLTNKNDLFEYKFQSAQWVQWKFTGQEPVPRSAHGAAVYDDKLWIFAGYDGNARLNDMWTCNLVGENHQWERIEQKGECPPTCCNFPVAVARNKMFVFSGQSGAKITNALFQFDFETHTWSRVCTEHLLRSAGPAPARRYGHVMVHHARHLYVFGGAADSTLPSDLHCYDLDTQMWSVVNPAPDSQIPSGRLFHAGAVMGDALYIFGGTVDNNVRSGDLYRFQLSNFPRCTLHDDFGRILRSQQFCDVTLLVGGEQTAVFAHQAMLAARSQYLRAKIKEAREELAKRIASGEEEAEEEFSYKSRPQLTVILPEATPEAFRMVLNYIYTDRIDPTEKDEDPASPATILLVMEVLRLALRLSIPRLRGLCARFLRANLCYGNVLPALHAAHQAGLHCIKEYCLRFVVKEYNFTPIVMSAEFERMEQQLMVEVIRRRQQPPSKNPATAQHDVDDEIIGTTLEQDMCVFVSGGGAELADVKLRVGGGARPAHRSILAARAAYFEAMFRSFSPHDNIVNIQICDTVPSEEAFDSLLRYIYYGDTNMPTEDSLYLFQAPIYYGFTNNRLQVFCKHNLQSNVSPENVLAILQAADRMRAADIKEYALKMIVHHFELVAHQDAIRNLAQPLLVDIIWALAEEPRHDTPLPLQPRSLPSSSSADTLVEDEYTRHRSTK is encoded by the exons ATGCAAAACATAGCTAAAATGATAACAGAGCAATTACGCAATCCAAACGAACTGGATATAAGTTTAAGAATGGAGTTTGGACCATTTGAAACAGTCCATAAATGGAAAAGGATGTCTGAATGCTATGAATTTGTTGGAGCCag acgAAGTAAACATACTGCAGTTGCTTATAAAGATGCAATATATGTGTTTGGAGGTGATAATGGAAAGTCCATGTTAAATGATTTAATAAGGTTtgacataaaagaaaaatccTGGACAAAAACTGGATGTATGGGAACCCCACCTGCTCCAAGATATCACCATTCTGCAGTG GTGCATCGCTCATCTATGTTTGTGTTTGGTGGCTACACAGGAGATATACTGGCCAACTCGAACCTTACAAATAAGAATGATCTCTTTGAATACAAGTTTCAAAGTGCACAGTGGGTCCAGTGGAAGTTTACAGGACA AGAGCCAGTACCAAGATCAGCCCATGGTGCAGCTGTGTATGATGATAAACTGTGGATATTTGCTGGATATGATGGCAACGCAAGATTGAATGACATGTGGACTTGTAATTTAgtg ggTGAGAATCATCAGTGGGAGCGCATAGAGCAAAAGGGTGAATGTCCCCCGACATGCTGCAACTTTCCAGTCGCAGTTGCACGcaataaaatgtttgtcttcagTGGACAGAGTGGCGCCAAAATCACTAATGCGCTTTTCCAATTTGATTTCGAAACTCACAc TTGGAGCCGCGTATGCACGGAGCACCTACTCCGCAGCGCTGGCCCCGCCCCAGCACGTCGCTACGGGCACGTGATGGTGCACCACGCGCGCCATCTCTACGTGTTCGGCGGCGCAGCGGACAGCACGCTGCCCTCCGACCTGCACTGCTACGACCTGGACACGCAGATGTG gtcGGTGGTCAACCCAGCTCCTGACTCGCAGATCCCGTCAGGTCGGCTTTTCCACGCGGGCGCGGTGATGGGTGACGCTCTATACATCTTTGGTGGTACTGTGGATAATAATGTTAGAAGTGGCGACCTCTATCGTTTCCAG CTATCGAACTTCCCGCGCTGCACGCTGCACGACGACTTCGGGCGCATCCTCAGGTCGCAGCAGTTCTGCGACGTGACGCTGCTGGTGGGCGGCGAGCAGACCGCAGTGTTCGCGCACCAGGCGATGCTCGCCGCGCGCAGCCAGTACTTGCGGGCCAAGATCAA ggAAGCGCGTGAAGAACTAGCGAAACGCATTGCATCCGGTGAAGAAGAAGCAGAAGAAGAATTTTCGTACAAATCTCGTCCGCAGCTCACAGTCATATTACCAGAGGCCACACCAGAGGCGTTCCGCATGGTGCTGAATTACATTTACACAGATCGGATCGATCCTACTGAAAAAG ATGAAGACCCCGCATCCCCAGCGACGATTCTGCTAGTTATGGAGGTGCTACGGCTTGCGCTACGGTTGAGCATACCGCGGCTACGCGGGCTGTGCGCGCGCTTTCTACGCGCCAACCTGTGCTACGGCAACGTGCTGCCCGCGCTACACGCCGCGCACCAGGCGGGCTTGCATTGTATCAAGGAGTATTGTTTGAG GTTCGTGGTAAAAGAGTACAACTTCACGCCGATCGTGATGTCGGCGGAGTTTGAGCGCATGGAGCAGCAGCTGATGGTGGAAGTCATTCGACGCAGGCAGCAGCCGCCCAGCAAGAACCCGGCCACTGCGCAACATGATGTGGATGATGAGATTATTg GCACGACCCTAGAGCAGGACATGTGCGTGTTCGTGTCAGGCGGCGGCGCGGAGCTGGCGGACGTGAAGTTACGTGTGGGGGGGGGAGCCCGACCCGCGCACAGGTCCATACTGGCCGCAAGGGCTGCGTACTTCGAGGCTATGTTCAGGTCTTTCTCGCCGCacgataatattgttaat ATTCAAATCTGCGATACGGTGCCATCTGAAGAGGCATTCGACTCGCTGCTGCGATACATCTACTATGGTGACACCAACATGCCAACAGAGGACTCGCTTTATCTCTTCCAAGCCCCTATTTATTatg GATTCACAAACAACCGCCTGCAAGTGTTCTGTAAGCACAATCTACAGAGCAACGTGTCACCAGAGAATGTTCTAGCAATACTACAAGCGGCGGACAGAATGCGTGCGGCCGATATCAAGGAGTATGCGTTGAAAATGATCGTGCACCACTTTGAATTG GTGGCGCACCAAGACGCAATAAGGAACTTAGCACAGCCACTACTAGTGGATATCATTTGGGCTCTAGCAGAAGAGCCTCGCCATGATACTCCCCTCCCCCTCCAACCTCGATCCCTTCCCTCATCCTCTTCTGCTGATACCCTCGTTGAGGATGAGTATACCCGCCATAGGAGTACTAAGTAA
- the LOC123700257 gene encoding cytochrome b-c1 complex subunit 9 — protein sequence MSLFSTLNRYVFKRTSTFALAVAGGAFFFERAFDLASVTIFESINKGKLWKDIKHKYEE from the exons atgtccCTGTTTTCAACGCTGAATCGCTATGTTTTCAAAAGAACATCTACATTTGCTTTGGCTGTAGCGGGAGGCGCTTTCTTCTTTGAGAGAGCTTTCGACCTCGCCTCTGTTACGATTTTTGAAAGCATCAACAAGGGA AAATTATGGAAAGACATCAAGCACAAATACGaggaataa
- the LOC123700252 gene encoding ras-related protein Rab-35, which yields MAREFDHLFKLLIIGDSGVGKSCLLLRFADNTFSGSYITTIGVDFKIRTLEINGERVKLQIWDTAGQERFRTITSTYYRGTHGVIVVYDVTNGESFANVKRWLHEIEQNCDVVNKVLVGNKNDCPSRKVVVTEDAQRFANQMNIPLFETSAKENINVEEMFLTITKMVLRSKLEMKERQNITANDTVHLKKSHRTKKKCC from the exons ATGGCGCGCGAGTTTGATCATCTCTTCAAACTACTGATTATCGGTGACAGTG GTGTTGGCAAGAGTTGTCTCCTCCTGCGTTTCGCCGACAATACGTTCTCTGGTAGTTATATTACAACAATCGGTGTCGATTTCAAAATAAGAACTTTAGAAATAAATGGTGAGCGTGTAAAGCTTCAGATATGGGATACTGCAGGCCAGGAGAGATTTAGAACGATCACAAGCACATATTATAGAGGAACTCACGGTGTCATTGTTGTGTACGATGTCACTAATGGGGAGTCTTTTGCTAATGTCAAAAGGTGGCTCCATGAAATTGAACAGAATTGTGATGTTGTTAATAAAGTTCTAG TtggtaataaaaatgattgtCCATCAAGAAAAGTTGTTGTAACAGAAGATGCCCAAAGGTTTGCAAATCAAATGAACATACCACTGTTTGAGACCAGTGCTAAAGAGAATATTAATGTTGAAGAAATGTTTCTTACCATCACTAAAATG GTACTAAGATCGAAATTGGAAATGAAGGAAAGGCAAAATATCACAGCAAATGATACAGTACATTTAAAGAAGAGTCAcagaacaaaaaagaaatgttgCTAG